Part of the Cydia fagiglandana chromosome 2, ilCydFagi1.1, whole genome shotgun sequence genome, cgtagcacggaaaaatatatgaattgcaaaaaatggccccaaagtaaaaaaacattttttttttatactttcactttatttgtttacttttcatattttactcaactttttgctgacgacttttttgcaactttacgggatcaaattttccgcccatgtgatcaggtattcttattatttattattttattatttatttattggaaaacCAACAGCACATGAAACATATTAGCACTATGTATAAAAATCGAAGGCCAATTATAGGTTTTCACAGATAGAAATTACATAGAAGATAACTTCgctaagtaagtatatatagtTTACAATTCTGCGTAGACTAAGCaagtacatacataaattaagaataaaaaCTATTGAGGACAAAAATCATTACAGACAAGATAGAAAGGTCAAGCTCACTCAAAGAATTTAAGCGTTAAAATACGTCGTATAGACTGCGTATTTATATTAAACACATCAATATCATGCTCTCTTGACAGACTGTTAAGGGTTCTACCCGCACGAATAAGGAAACTGTTACGTCTGTAATTCGAGGATGCAAAGGGAACAGAAATAGGGGGATAATACGATTTAACTCTATTAGGAGTGTTGAACATTATACTACCTAGAAGATCAGGACAGTCAATGGTGCCATTCGTAATTTTCAAGAAATATATAATGTCAGCAATTTCACGTCGCTGTGACAAAGGTAACAAATGGTGTTTTTTGCACACGCTAATATAATTAGATGAGTTATATGGGGTACGTAATTTATAGCAGAGAAACTTTATGAATTTTCGCTGAATCCGCTCGATCCTATCTATATAAACGTTGTAACAGGGGTTCCATATCTGGGAAGCATACTCGAGTTTGCTTCTTACAAATGAACAATATAGGATCTTGAAAGTTTTTGCCTGTGTAAAATCGGAACAACTGCGCATTATGAACCCAAGAGACTTAGTAGCGCTCTTCACAATGCTATCAATGTGAGCGTCAAATAGTAATTTGGAATCGTGTATTACGCCCAGATCTCTTAGAAAAGATActcttaataaatattgattatgtATAGCATAAACAGAAGTGATCGGTGATATCTGACGTGAGAAAGTAACTACATGACATTTAGATGGGTTAAGATCCAACTTATTTTCTCTACAGTACATACCAAGACGATCGAGATCGGCTTGTAATAGAGCAACATCTTGGACTGATTTAATCTGAGCAATAATTTTCATATCATCTGCGAAACAAAGCAACCTAGAAAACTTAAAGCATACAGAGATATcatcaatgaaaatattgaaaagCAAAGGACCGAGCAAAGATCCTTGTGGGACACCACTCGGGACATTAACCCAACTAGAAACATAATTACTTATAACAACAGCTTGAGATCGGTTATTAATATATGATGAGAACCACCTCAACAGGTCACCATTTATCCCTAAGCGTTGGAGTTTCACAATAAGCAACTTATGATCAATACGATCGAAGGCTTTACTATAGTCTGTATAAATGACATCTACCTGATTACCTTTATCCATTGCCCctgtaataaaatcatttagtAGCACCAGGTTGGACACCGTAGATTTTCGCTGCATAAAACCATGCTGACTATGATTAAAAGAATGTTTAATAGCATCATAAACTTGAACATATACTAATTTTTCAAACACTTTAgctaaaatacataatttagaCACAGGTCTGTAATTAACGATTTCTATCCGAGACCCTTTTTTGTAGACAGGAGTAATAAAcacagatttccatacattagGAACAACACACTCACTAAGTGACCGTTTAAACAACAGTTCTATAGGCTTCAATAGACCTTTAGCACAATTCATTAAGAACTGAGCCGGAAGCTCATCAGGACCTGCAGATTTAGAAGGGTCAAGGGTAAGAAGCAAACGAAGGATGAAATCCGGATCAACTTCAATCTTAAATATATCGGTTGGTGAGTTCCAGTTACCATTGTAAGACAGTACATCTGAGCTATTGGTAGGAGCAGAAAAAGTTGTATAAAAATAGTCAGAAAATGCATTACATATATCTGCACCATTCGAAATCACTCTATCACCATACTTTAAAGAACTTGGTATACCATGAGAATTACTACGCGATTTAATATAGGTCCAAAACTGCTTTGGATTCCGAGCAATATTGCTTTCAACACGACTAAtatatgttaaataacattcccGTTCTATTCTTTTAACACGGTCTCTTAAAATACAATAAGAAATATAATCAGACTTGTTACcataaattttgaattttttcaaatacttacttttttctttgataactttttttaaagaaGCTGAAAACCATGGAGGAAAAGTACCCATGTTTAGGACCTTATAAGGAATATATTTATCTcttaattttttaaaagtagaATAAAAAAACTCAACGCATTGATCAAGTGATCGGCAAGAAAATTCATTTACCCAATTAATCAAGAATAACTCATTATTTATCGAGGTATAATCACCCTTgttgtaataatatttatagcgTGGTGCCGGTATAATAGACTTTAGCACAGAAAATTGCAAGGAAATAATTAAGGCTTCATGGTAAGGGTCAATTGGGACTAAGGGATCACAACAATTGTTAACGCACACGATATCGTTTGATAATATTAAATCTAATGTTTTGTTATAGCGATTACGGACCCCATTATATTGATGCAAGTTAAGCAAATTTAAATCATCAATAAAACCGCGCTCCTCGACTGTAGTATAATTAACGGGGGCTAAATATGAATCTTGGATCAACCATTCTATATTACTCATATTAAAATCCCCGGAAATTAGGAATTTATCATTGGGGTGATTAATTACAATATTTTCAAGTTGGTCGCAAAAGTTAGATAATTGTTGGGAAAACGTAAATCCTCCATTTTGCTTACATAGATATAAGACACATAGGTGAACGTTAAGTACTTTATTtgattcgtagatataattcatttttacaagtgcgatagtcatctgatgctttagattgcgtttaattagcaataaatgttaatttctgttgcattacatgttttatttttaatataatccacattttcttttaaaaagtaggtaactattttatcgagggattggcattgtatcaaatatgatacatatgattttccgaaactggaaaatcctggatttttttccttattttttaatagtctagtatgctcaaaaggtgacgaaaaactaaaaaaaataaattatttaagaagTTTTGagtcttgccaagataagggttaagtaagaaaatcttaattttataattttctgttaattgactagtcttatcgatcgagtatcaacttgcgacgcacagtcgtttgtaggttatgacagtagctatctgtcacatcgGTCGAAagtcccttgcttgccgtccttcatggtaaaaatctttgaaaactaccacttttcagaatattttgggtacatttcgctttggtatccccttttcacaatgtttgcggtcgagtatcacttaaagctctcagcagttctttagcatgattatctagctgtatagttcaggtttcaaaaatctcttgctggccgtttcagcacttgtagctctcagcagccacttaagtaagaaaatcttaattttataattttctgttaattgactagtcttatcgatcgagtatcaacttgcgacgcacaatcgtttgtaggttatgacagtagctatctgtcacatcgGTCGAAagtcccttgcttgccgtccttcatggtaaaaatctttgaaaactaccacttttcagaatattttgggtacatttcgctttggtatccccttttcacaatgtttgcggtcgagtatcacttatagctctcagcagttccttagcgtgattatctagctgtatagttcaggtttcaaaaatctcttgctggccgtttcagcacttgtagctctcatcagccacttaagtaagaaaatcttaattttataattttctgttaattgactagtcttatcgatcgagtatcaacttgcgacgcacaatcgtttgtaggttatgacagtagctatctgtcacataggtcgaaaatcccttgcttgccgtccttcatggtaaaaatctttgaaaactaccacttttcagaatattttgggtacatttcgctttggtatccccttttcacaatgtttgcggtcgagtatcacttaaagctctcagcagttctttagcatgattatctagctgtatagttcaggtttcaaaaatctcctgctggccgtttcagcacttgtagctctcatcagccacttaagtaagaaaatcttaattttataattttctgttaattgactagtcttatcgatcgagtatcaacttgcgacgcacaatcgtttgtaggttatgacagtagctatctgtcacataggtcgaaaatcccttgcctgccgtccttcatgctacaaatctttgaaaactggaacttttcagaatattttgggtacatttcgctttggtatccccttttcacaatgtttgcggtcgagtatcacttaaagctctcagcagttctttagcatgattatctagctgtatagttcaggtttcaaaaatctcttgctggccgtttcagcacttgtagctctcagcagccacttaagtaagaaaatcttaattttataattttctgttaattgactagtcttatcgatcgagtatcaacttgcgacgcacaatcgtttgtaggttatgacagtagctatctgtcacataggtcgaaaatcccttgcttgccgtccttcatggtaaaaatctttgaaaactgcaacttttcagaatattttgggtacatttcgctttggtatccccttttcacaatgtttgcggtcgagtatcacttaaagctctcagcagttctttagcatgattatctagctgtatagttcaggtttcaaaaatctcttgctggccgtttcagcacttgtagctctcagcagccacttaagtaagaaaatcttaattttataattttctgttaattgactagtcttttcgatcgagtatcaacttgcgacgcacaatcgtttgtaggttatgacagtagctatctgtcacataggtcgaaaatcccttgcttgccgtccttcatggtaaaaatctttgaatactggaactatttagaatattttgggttcagtttgccttggtctccccttttctccaagtttatggtcgagtatcacttatagaTCCCAGCAGCTTTTGCTGCATGCTGCATGGAACCGGTTTTAAAAACCTCTAGAGCTAGCTTGCCGTTTTATTAGGCGATATTACAGATAGCATGAGTTCTGTgacgaaaatgtacatattttagtttttcatcacTTGTGGTCTTGTTCGGTATGGTTACTTTGTAATTACATGTATCAGGTGCTCTTTTAGTGGTTTTCTAtgacattttttacattaaaaattttgacttcttaatttggttgggttatcggcggctgctaactttggctgctaacttcacaccggtcaattccaacacctatgtacgattacaattaatattaatatcattatttcatcggaactcatattaaaatcaaaaaatcaacaacgcaccataaatccaataaaacagaatgaatatttttcaactttacctccataacaatttaaataatttggccaagcccgagatagctcgaggcatttagtgttccgtacggctaccatcagtttggcattgacataaacgatatcgtgaacgtaatttacttcctataggtatatctctttcgcactaatatgtcagtacgagcgagatgcatagaaagtaaattacgttcacgcccacggtagcgtttatgtcaatgccaaactgatggtagccgtaccgctcgcatcgttacattttacagaggttgtttgcctgtttttaggataccgtattcaactacacacacagaacaatagtacaaagtgtctaagtgcgaaggccgagctttagcaaaatgtcatcgctttagcacagagcaatagtacaagtgtcttaatgtgaaggccaaaggccgacctccgcgtagcccgaaggcccgaagcgtccaggatgtcagtgctttaacacagaacaatagtacaagtgtctaaatgcgaaagccgaaggccgagctccgcgtagggccgaaggcccgaagcgtccaggatgttagtacttaaatacagaacaatagtataagtatctaaatgcgaaggccgaaggccgagctccgcgtagggtcgaaggcccgaagcgtccaggctgtcagttctgtgtttaacaactgacatcttgcaggcttcgggccttcggccctacgcggagctcggcctccggccttcgcatttagacacttgtattaattacctgtgtttagaactgacctcctggatgcttcgggctttcggcccaatgcgacttcagcctttggatcttgcgacttagacacttgtacttaaaaatacttggaataGTTACGGGAGGCTTCGgacggacgcttcggatcttcgaatcgctccttcggcctttgcatttagttagattcttgtactattgctttgtgtttgaataccgaagtcgagcatctcgcgaatgcttgatgtattataataatttagagtaaggccaagcgcgcaccacgattttttgtcctgcgataattttgtcgcagaaatgcaacgtatgtgtttatatgttagtgcgcgcatatgcgacaaaaaaatcgcagcgattttaaaattgtgatttgtcacatttttccgtgcaaagtgaattgcagcatgcggagttgtatggccccgcgcgcactatgataataaaatcgcaccccggccggacctcagtcggcatttcgctctccaaaccccaacatctcggcacctgcatctccaatggagtctcaaaatgagacgctagatgttgaccatttaattatggaaatagacggggatcacctttgtgtaataaattctcaaagtcatacagcaatagCATATTAAAGActcgtttcatgacaagcgactggtacgaaatccatgttgagaatgaacaaatcgtcgactttttcatcgcagtgcgcgcaatgaattttctgcgatatattacagcgcgattctaaaatcgtgtcgcaaaaattaaaatcgtggtgcgtgcttggcctataataccttaaatgtatactccttcaatttgaatttagaactcatttttttttatttgattttgtttctagttcgatgccatatatatagactttaatattatttagaactgctaaaaaacaagatcggcttactataaatatttcgtcaattttacctttgtttctaaaaactgtgatatttaactgtcatatactattaatgtcttccaaaatgattttctcgtaacaggactgaggggctaccgcaaaagaaaaccgaaattcgcaatttgcggggatctttctcttttactccaatgaaggcgtaattagagtgacagagaaaaatgctcgcaatttgcgaacttctattttcgcggttatagccctgaatcttgttgctcaccgatccgttcaaaaatatacataagtactgaatataattaatagatattataattatacaatggtACGGGTGAGTGGTTTGCTCTGTTGTCATTCGCATATTCTGCCCTTAAAACGCCAGAAGCTACTGACCCGGGCAATCTGACAACCAAAGTAAAACGAAACATTGGCTCAGCTAATGCCTTTACTTCTGCGGGAGATTGGGGGGCAGAGGCAGGGTTTACGAGTCGGCCTTCGCTTACTAAGACTGTTGAGTCTAAAGTTTTTGAGGGTGACCTGAGGGGTGCAGTGCGGGTGCTAATGTCAGACGACGGCGTGGCGCCTTCGGGTCCGGAGACACTTGCCGCCTTACAGACGAAACATCCTGCCCCTTCTAGGCCGCTTACGTTTCCGCAGGATCCTGACAACTCTTTTCCTGCATTTTTTGTGAGACCAGAAGAGGTAGCTCAGGCACTGGGCTCATTTAGCAGCAGTTCGGCGGCCGGCTTGGACGGTATTAGACCAACGCATTTAAAGGAGCTTACATCTGGATCCGCGGGGGAAAACGGTCTGCGGTTGCTGGAAAGCTTGACTAAATTATGCAACTTTTTGCTTAGCGGTCAGGTAAATCTGGAAGTTTGTCCCTATATTTATGGAGCATCTTTATGCGCACTTTCGAAGAAGGACGGGGGTATACGGCCCATCGCTATTGGTAGCACTTTTAGACGGTTGGCGGCTAAACTTGGGTGTCGTGCTGTGCGCGAGGAGATGGCTTCGTACCTTCAACCTTCACAGTTAGGTTTTGGCACTAAATTGGGGTGCGAGGCCGCTATTCACGCCACACGGTCTTTTTCAGTGGACCCCAACAACGCGGATTGTGTTATAATAAAAATCGACCTGAAAAATGCCTTTAATTCCATCGAACGCGATATACTTCTGACCGAAGTCCGAGAAAAGGTCCCTTCCCTTTATCCGTTTCTCTTCCAGGTATACTCGCTTCCATCATTCCTCTTTTACAGCGGTTCCCAGATTTTGTCTCAAGTCGGCGCGCAGCAGGGTGATCCGCTGGGTCCTCTAGTATTCAGTCTCGGGATACAAAAGGCGATTTCCGAAATTCAGTCCCCGTTAAACATCTGGTATCTGGATGATGGCACCATAGGAGGAAAACCAGAAGAGGTGGAACGGGATCTGCTCACGCTTCTTCCTCGCCTTCGAGAATTGGGGCTAGAGGTTAACTCTACCAAGTGCGAGTTCTTCCCCTGTAGTGCCGGGGCCCGTTCTTCCTTTCCCTCCTTTTATGATATCCTTCCCGGTCTTACGGAGGTGTCCGGTCaaaattttaaccttttgggCTCCCCTATTTTTGCAGAAGCGATCCCGGAGGCCTTCGAGGTTAGAAGACAGCTTCTCTTGATGGCAAGGGAGAGATTAGAGAAACTGTCGGCGCATGTTGCTCTCGTGCTATTGCGGGTTTGCTTTGCTGTTCCCAAGCTCATGTACTTTTTGCGCACAGTACCGACTTGGCTTCACCCTACGCAAATGGACTCCTTTGACTGTGCTTTGAGGGAGTCTGTTGAGTCCTTGCTGAATGTGGCTTTAAATCCAGAACAATGGGACCTGGCGTCCTTGCCCATTCGGAGTGGTGGTCTGGGGGTGCGGCGCGTGAGGGATGTGAGTCTACCGGCATTCTTGGCATCGGCGAGTGGGGTCGTGGATCTTGTTACTCGAATTTTATCTCCTAATGGTAACAGGGTATCCATACCTTACGCTGCTGATGCTTTGGCGGCTTGGATGACTCTCAATCCGGACGCGCCCCGACCCGAGAAGCCGGACGTACAACGGCTATGGGACGATGTTGGAGTCAAGAGGATTGTCGAGGGTCTGATGGAGAACGCAGTGGGGGCGGATAGGGCGAGGCTGCTGGCGGGGTCCCAATCGGAATCGGGGGCGTGGTTACATGCGCTTCCATCTCCGCATTTGGGCACCCTCCTTGACAATGATTCGATGCGGGTGGCGGTGGCTCTTCGTCTGGGCTGCGATGTGTGTGTTCCTCACTTATGCATCTGCGGTACTATGGTGGAGAGCAACGGCCACCACGCTTTGAGTTGTGGTCGATGTGCAGGGAGATTCCCACGCCATCACGCTCTTAACGATCTGATCCGAAGGGCGCTTGTTTCCGCGAATGTCCCATGCATGCTTGAGCCC contains:
- the LOC134672594 gene encoding uncharacterized protein LOC134672594, with product MSDDGVAPSGPETLAALQTKHPAPSRPLTFPQDPDNSFPAFFVRPEEVAQALGSFSSSSAAGLDGIRPTHLKELTSGSAGENGLRLLESLTKLCNFLLSGQVNLEVCPYIYGASLCALSKKDGGIRPIAIGSTFRRLAAKLGCRAVREEMASYLQPSQLGFGTKLGCEAAIHATRSFSVDPNNADCVIIKIDLKNAFNSIERDILLTEVREKVPSLYPFLFQVYSLPSFLFYSGSQILSQVGAQQGDPLGPLVFSLGIQKAISEIQSPLNIWYLDDGTIGGKPEEVERDLLTLLPRLRELGLEVNSTKCEFFPCSAGARSSFPSFYDILPGLTEVSGQNFNLLGSPIFAEAIPEAFEVRRQLLLMARERLEKLSAHVALVLLRVCFAVPKLMYFLRTVPTWLHPTQMDSFDCALRESVESLLNVALNPEQWDLASLPIRSGGLGVRRVRDVSLPAFLASASGVVDLVTRILSPNGNRVSIPYAADALAAWMTLNPDAPRPEKPDVQRLWDDVGVKRIVEGLMENAVGADRARLLAGSQSESGAWLHALPSPHLGTLLDNDSMRVAVALRLGCDVCVPHLCICGTMVESNGHHALSCGRCAGRFPRHHALNDLIRRALVSANVPCMLEPPGLSRSDGKRPDGLTLVPWRRGKCLLWDATCVSTFAASHIGRTVRAAGAAAEVAALRKREKYAELDGYLFVPLAVETAGCWCSEAREFFKEVGNRLRDRGLDPRSGSFLCPSRFSAVMRQAFWAPLRQG